A genomic window from Pseudoalteromonas piratica includes:
- the rne gene encoding ribonuclease E has product MKRMLINATQQEEMRVALVDGQRLYDLDIESPGHEQKKANIYKGKITRVEPSLEAAFVDYGAERHGFLPLKEIARSYFPDGYTFNGRPNIKDVVKEGQEVIVQVDKEERGQKGAALTTFISVAGSYLVLMPNNPRAGGISRRIEGDERTELKEALSRLELPKGMGLIVRTAGVGKSFEELEYDLRALLVHWDAIKKASESGPAPFLIHQESNVIFRAIRDYLRRDIGEILIDKQRVFDEAKAHIERFRPDFINRVKLYTGDAPLFTHYQIESQIESAFQREVRLPSGGSIVIDPTEALTSIDINSSKATKGGDIEETALNTNLEAADEIARQLRLRDLGGLVVIDFIDMTPPRHQRAVENRLKDAVKPDRARVQIGKISRFGLLEMSRQRLRPSLGEASQGTCPRCNGQGTVRSNESLALSILRLLEEEAIKDNTSQVNAQVPVPVATYLLNEKRKSVRRIEKRHGCHVVIIPNPHLETPHYEVIRLKKDETIETVSFDQVQAPEVNVETIVHAEKAVKEQPVLQGVVVPSEPAPVKKEAKKEGLFAKIAKWFGSLFATEEPEKPVKKRGGRRNNQRGNDNRRRNQRKPNNRAKQNANEQKEQREQRDEKRNAKENNNRRRRNNRSNANKVEKEQKQVETTANEQPVKVKERRQRRNMRKKVRVENTNDTAVVETSATETAVAQEAVTKPVEPKAVEKKPAKAKKSTPAVEPAATQIEAEVVTPVAVEEVSSPEEKQPAVSHEAPKSSETAKVQSAKQEAPAESDSSEDEKETRTRSRRSPRHLRAAGQRRKKPSENKSEIEIETTESPGFVPVADQAMAEEQKDDNVAIEETPSTSEIEANAVQVEQVSTKAENERVEQPATTDSVEPELTSTTPVDSNSLEPVEPSSETNESTVKEVPAKDEPVIEQPTPAVVETVEVAVESNNATATTNGSSYGHASAPMTKATGAAITEGFVMPTAMAHDERTVPLASAMRPGSISPVGKASAPMAKTV; this is encoded by the coding sequence ATGAAACGTATGCTGATCAATGCAACGCAACAAGAAGAAATGCGCGTTGCACTGGTTGATGGACAGCGCTTGTATGATTTAGATATCGAAAGCCCTGGCCATGAACAAAAAAAAGCAAATATCTACAAAGGTAAAATTACTCGCGTAGAACCTTCTCTTGAAGCAGCTTTTGTAGACTATGGCGCAGAACGCCATGGATTCCTTCCCCTTAAAGAAATTGCCCGCAGTTATTTCCCTGACGGTTACACCTTCAACGGTCGACCTAACATTAAAGATGTTGTTAAAGAAGGCCAAGAAGTAATCGTACAAGTTGATAAAGAAGAACGTGGTCAAAAAGGCGCTGCACTCACTACCTTTATCAGTGTTGCTGGTAGTTACTTAGTATTAATGCCAAATAACCCTCGTGCTGGCGGTATTTCACGTCGTATCGAAGGTGATGAACGTACAGAGCTAAAAGAAGCGCTGTCTCGTTTAGAATTACCAAAAGGTATGGGCTTAATTGTTCGTACAGCAGGTGTAGGCAAATCGTTCGAAGAGCTTGAATACGATCTACGTGCACTACTTGTTCACTGGGACGCTATTAAAAAAGCATCTGAAAGTGGCCCTGCACCATTTTTAATCCACCAAGAAAGTAATGTAATTTTCCGCGCTATTCGCGATTATTTACGTCGTGATATTGGTGAAATCTTAATTGATAAGCAGCGCGTTTTCGATGAAGCAAAAGCACACATTGAGCGTTTTCGCCCTGACTTTATTAATCGTGTAAAACTTTACACCGGTGATGCGCCATTATTTACGCACTACCAAATTGAAAGCCAAATTGAGTCTGCTTTCCAACGCGAAGTACGCTTACCATCAGGTGGTTCAATTGTAATTGATCCAACAGAAGCGCTTACGTCAATCGATATCAACTCGTCTAAAGCAACAAAAGGCGGTGATATTGAAGAAACTGCATTAAATACTAACCTTGAAGCGGCAGACGAAATTGCACGTCAACTTCGTTTACGTGACTTAGGTGGTTTAGTTGTTATTGATTTCATCGACATGACTCCGCCGCGTCACCAACGCGCGGTAGAAAATCGTTTGAAAGATGCAGTAAAGCCGGATCGCGCACGCGTTCAAATTGGCAAGATTTCACGTTTCGGCTTACTTGAAATGTCGCGTCAGCGTCTTCGTCCATCACTGGGTGAAGCAAGCCAAGGTACTTGCCCTCGCTGTAACGGCCAAGGTACTGTACGTTCTAATGAGTCGTTAGCACTGTCTATTCTTCGTTTATTAGAAGAAGAAGCGATTAAAGACAATACTTCGCAAGTAAATGCACAGGTACCAGTACCAGTTGCAACTTATCTTTTAAATGAAAAACGTAAGAGCGTACGTCGTATCGAGAAGCGTCATGGTTGTCACGTTGTGATTATTCCTAACCCGCATTTAGAAACGCCGCACTATGAAGTTATTCGTTTAAAGAAAGACGAAACAATTGAAACTGTAAGCTTTGACCAAGTTCAAGCGCCAGAAGTAAACGTTGAAACAATCGTTCATGCTGAAAAAGCAGTAAAAGAACAGCCTGTGCTGCAAGGTGTTGTTGTTCCAAGTGAGCCTGCGCCAGTTAAGAAAGAAGCAAAAAAAGAAGGTTTATTTGCGAAAATCGCAAAATGGTTTGGCAGTTTATTTGCGACTGAAGAGCCAGAGAAGCCTGTGAAAAAACGTGGTGGTCGTCGTAATAACCAACGTGGTAATGACAACCGTCGTCGTAATCAGCGTAAACCAAACAATCGTGCTAAGCAAAATGCCAATGAGCAAAAGGAGCAGCGCGAACAACGTGATGAAAAGCGTAACGCAAAAGAGAACAATAACCGTCGCCGTCGTAACAACCGCTCAAACGCCAATAAAGTGGAAAAAGAGCAAAAACAAGTTGAAACAACAGCAAATGAGCAACCAGTTAAGGTAAAAGAGCGTCGTCAGAGAAGAAACATGCGCAAGAAAGTGCGTGTTGAAAACACCAATGACACAGCGGTAGTTGAAACTAGTGCAACTGAAACTGCAGTTGCTCAAGAAGCCGTAACTAAGCCAGTAGAACCAAAAGCTGTTGAGAAAAAACCAGCTAAAGCGAAAAAGTCGACGCCTGCTGTAGAGCCAGCGGCAACACAAATTGAAGCTGAAGTTGTTACACCAGTTGCAGTTGAAGAAGTTTCTTCACCAGAAGAAAAGCAGCCTGCAGTTTCACATGAAGCACCAAAAAGCAGTGAAACAGCTAAGGTACAATCTGCAAAGCAAGAAGCACCTGCTGAGTCAGATTCTTCAGAAGATGAAAAAGAGACGCGAACTCGTTCACGTCGCTCACCTCGTCATCTACGCGCAGCTGGACAACGTCGTAAAAAGCCGAGTGAAAATAAGTCCGAGATAGAAATTGAAACGACTGAATCTCCTGGTTTTGTTCCGGTAGCAGATCAAGCAATGGCTGAAGAGCAAAAAGACGACAATGTAGCGATTGAAGAAACCCCTTCGACTTCTGAAATTGAAGCAAACGCTGTCCAAGTTGAGCAAGTTTCCACTAAAGCAGAAAACGAGCGTGTTGAGCAACCTGCTACAACAGACTCAGTAGAGCCTGAATTAACAAGTACAACACCTGTTGATTCAAATAGCTTAGAACCTGTTGAACCCAGTTCTGAAACGAATGAGTCAACTGTTAAAGAAGTGCCTGCTAAGGATGAACCAGTTATTGAACAACCAACGCCAGCCGTTGTTGAAACAGTCGAAGTCGCTGTCGAGTCAAATAACGCAACAGCTACAACAAATGGCTCTTCATATGGACACGCAAGTGCACCAATGACTAAAGCAACAGGTGCTGCAATCACAGAAGGCTTTGTAATGCCAACTGCGATGGCACATGATGAACGTACAGTGCCGCTAGCAAGTGCAATGCGTCCAGGTAGCATTAGCCCTGTTGGTAAAGCCAGTGCCCCAATGGCAAAAACAGTTTAA
- the yejK gene encoding nucleoid-associated protein YejK, which produces MTVQVERLVVHYVDKKDETVEIHLRNDEMPVNDKVDIFIEQLHHAYNGKPGKGFCGFSPEKNGVVSSSIQSYRQGEMHFYHLTEKAADVLKEELNKYAFNETGYLIFCHYRFVADEYVMIALVNVKEHYSINQELDLTSSRHLDIAKMQLAARIDLNGMATALEDNRYISFIKGRAGRKVADFFLDFLGCEEGIDARQQSQAMLSAVEDYLSDRQFDKSEKDDLRKQVFDYCSDCVASGSDADVSQLSNTISRDESVSFDNFYKEQAYDLEESFPVDKKTVASMVKFSGQGSGVSVSFERKHLGERVFYDKHSDTLTIKGIPPNLKDQLERFFEEN; this is translated from the coding sequence ATGACAGTGCAAGTAGAAAGACTCGTCGTTCACTATGTAGACAAAAAAGACGAAACCGTTGAAATACACCTTCGCAATGATGAAATGCCAGTAAATGACAAGGTTGATATTTTCATTGAACAGCTTCACCATGCTTATAATGGTAAGCCAGGCAAAGGGTTTTGTGGTTTTAGCCCAGAAAAAAATGGTGTGGTTAGCTCAAGTATTCAGAGCTATCGCCAAGGTGAAATGCATTTTTACCACTTAACAGAAAAAGCAGCTGATGTTTTAAAAGAAGAGCTAAATAAATATGCTTTTAACGAAACCGGCTACTTAATATTTTGCCATTACCGATTTGTCGCTGACGAATACGTGATGATTGCACTTGTCAACGTAAAAGAACATTACTCAATAAACCAAGAATTAGATTTAACCTCTTCTCGCCATTTAGATATTGCAAAAATGCAATTAGCTGCACGTATTGACCTTAACGGTATGGCTACAGCACTTGAAGACAATCGTTACATCTCATTTATTAAAGGCAGAGCGGGAAGGAAAGTAGCTGATTTCTTTTTAGACTTTTTAGGTTGTGAAGAAGGCATTGATGCACGCCAGCAATCGCAAGCAATGTTGTCGGCGGTTGAAGATTATTTATCTGACAGGCAATTTGATAAATCAGAGAAAGACGATTTACGTAAACAAGTGTTTGATTATTGTTCTGATTGTGTAGCATCCGGCAGTGATGCTGATGTATCACAGCTGTCAAACACAATCAGTCGCGATGAAAGTGTTAGCTTTGATAATTTTTACAAAGAACAAGCGTACGATCTTGAAGAATCATTCCCAGTTGATAAGAAGACGGTAGCCTCTATGGTTAAATTTTCAGGTCAGGGTAGCGGTGTAAGTGTGAGTTTTGAACGTAAGCACTTAGGTGAACGAGTGTTTTATGATAAACACAGTGATACGCTAACGATTAAAGGTATTCCACCCAATTTGAAAGACCAACTAGAACGTTTTTTTGAAGAAAATTAA
- a CDS encoding YejL family protein: MPILSKYSDQQVENLVDDLLKTLVDHKAPLDLSLMALGNTLSHIINEKVPAKQKQALIDNFTQALKDSVK, translated from the coding sequence ATGCCTATCTTATCAAAATATTCAGACCAGCAAGTAGAAAATCTTGTTGATGATCTTTTAAAAACCCTTGTAGACCACAAAGCTCCGTTAGATTTAAGCCTGATGGCGCTTGGTAATACACTTTCTCATATCATCAATGAAAAAGTACCTGCAAAACAAAAACAAGCTCTTATAGATAATTTTACACAAGCCTTAAAAGACTCTGTAAAGTAA
- a CDS encoding DUF3413 domain-containing protein produces MNLSSQQAFSSKAAKLLSWGHWFTFANILFALLVSSLYLVSDPMPMTFSGKMFLLLNWLGHISFLTFLCFVLTIFPLSLIFPYPRHIRGMAAVIATFTMSLLALDAYVYFQLGYHLSPQVFEQIVSLISDTISTNPSLSLIIAGGIIIVILFFELIASNFTWRHLTELRQKPFRRYISPIFISAFVASHLLHIWADANVKLDITKQDNVLPLSYPTTAKSLLARYQLVDLDEYNKAQKVTFANDKVTYVASNKPLQCNTTSAQAIVLVFDDHALLAQYLSDKSLYTTENFYQPANPRESLFNLVYGIPSYYQKVIRAQGVLPAWSNKVNASFINLPRLAEDDTANLTVNYVKSESELAQINSLEADFAFALADNEDNAWSKSTLYMAEDIAPLGIITPQDIITSILANKFSCQNVQQFTLGNNLYNENDTGVNISGNTLLIYKKDKLTLLTSDGKHETVSAQQGFAIDSDLEVPFLVESLKKLKQFEQ; encoded by the coding sequence ATGAATTTGTCATCACAACAAGCGTTTTCGTCAAAAGCGGCTAAATTATTAAGTTGGGGTCATTGGTTTACCTTTGCGAATATTTTATTTGCACTGCTAGTAAGCAGCCTTTATTTGGTATCCGATCCCATGCCAATGACATTTAGCGGCAAAATGTTTTTGTTGTTGAATTGGTTAGGGCATATTAGCTTTTTGACATTCTTATGCTTTGTGCTGACAATTTTTCCACTTAGCCTAATTTTTCCTTATCCACGGCACATCCGTGGCATGGCAGCGGTAATAGCTACTTTTACTATGTCTCTATTGGCACTTGATGCCTATGTTTATTTTCAACTCGGCTATCATTTGTCACCGCAAGTATTTGAACAGATTGTGTCGCTTATTAGTGACACCATCTCAACAAATCCTAGCCTCTCGTTAATCATTGCGGGCGGCATTATAATTGTTATTTTATTCTTCGAGCTTATAGCCAGTAATTTCACTTGGCGTCACCTCACTGAATTAAGACAAAAGCCGTTTCGTCGCTATATCTCGCCGATTTTTATTTCTGCGTTTGTTGCCAGTCACTTGCTTCATATCTGGGCTGATGCGAATGTTAAATTAGATATTACTAAGCAAGATAATGTTTTACCCTTGTCCTATCCCACTACAGCAAAGAGCTTATTAGCACGCTATCAGCTTGTAGATTTAGATGAGTACAACAAAGCGCAAAAAGTGACTTTTGCAAATGACAAAGTCACTTATGTTGCGTCAAATAAACCGCTTCAATGTAATACTACGTCAGCACAAGCTATTGTTTTGGTTTTCGACGATCACGCATTATTAGCACAGTACTTAAGTGATAAATCTCTCTATACAACTGAAAACTTCTACCAACCTGCGAACCCTCGAGAGTCACTATTCAACTTGGTTTATGGCATTCCAAGTTATTATCAAAAAGTAATTCGTGCACAGGGGGTTTTGCCTGCTTGGAGTAACAAGGTAAATGCCTCGTTTATCAACTTGCCACGCTTAGCTGAAGATGACACAGCAAACCTAACGGTTAACTATGTAAAGTCTGAAAGCGAACTTGCCCAGATAAACTCTCTCGAAGCTGATTTTGCGTTCGCCCTAGCTGACAATGAAGATAATGCATGGTCTAAATCAACACTGTATATGGCCGAAGATATTGCTCCTTTGGGTATTATTACGCCGCAAGATATTATTACTTCGATTCTTGCCAATAAGTTTAGCTGTCAAAACGTGCAGCAATTTACGCTTGGTAACAATCTCTATAATGAAAACGATACTGGTGTAAATATTAGTGGAAACACATTGCTCATCTATAAAAAAGATAAGCTAACGCTACTTACGTCTGACGGCAAACATGAAACTGTTTCAGCGCAACAGGGCTTTGCAATAGATAGCGATCTTGAAGTTCCATTTTTAGTTGAAAGCTTAAAGAAATTAAAGCAATTTGAGCAATAG
- a CDS encoding DUF4124 domain-containing protein — MKRLTALLIIPFTCSALDYYKCTTPDGVVFSQFPCEKQQQQQSLSFQSVNTSTKPFAQKDTIDNYIKKQHILHVQSDIKGVEHKISTLKKARLNELAQLKSQLEKHMSKEEKTALKREVKAKRKQIKEEYKDLIDFQKDELKRLKAVLASKR, encoded by the coding sequence ATGAAACGACTCACCGCCCTACTCATTATTCCATTCACATGTTCAGCACTAGATTATTATAAATGCACCACCCCTGATGGTGTCGTCTTCAGCCAATTTCCATGTGAGAAGCAACAGCAGCAACAATCTCTGAGCTTTCAATCTGTTAACACCAGTACAAAACCTTTCGCTCAAAAAGATACAATAGATAACTACATTAAAAAACAACACATATTACATGTGCAATCTGATATCAAAGGTGTGGAACATAAAATAAGTACACTGAAGAAAGCACGGCTAAATGAATTAGCACAGCTAAAGTCACAACTAGAAAAACACATGTCAAAAGAGGAAAAAACGGCTTTAAAAAGAGAAGTAAAAGCGAAGCGAAAACAAATAAAAGAAGAATATAAAGACCTAATAGATTTTCAAAAAGATGAATTGAAAAGGCTTAAAGCGGTGCTGGCTAGCAAACGATAA
- a CDS encoding DUF349 domain-containing protein produces the protein MIFSSLFTPKWKSKKASVRLLAISQLDANKTKDNTILNQLATNDADDKVKIAALKRINDIALWWQTYKQENSQSVVSVAEKEIFSQLAQQKPNADELELLLKRCTKSQQLENLLPFVSDFNMQVSLLKRIGKKPLITDFFANANDSQQLELVPVMAQFQLDKAMVKHAKPALAEQLKQEEEKRQEEALKPIEVSKSSTLVLAKLNALKDKFDFEKCNAEYNQLVTQWGELELEYLEDIKGIEAKYNDIITKVEKHLSGLKVKFDEQQAAKLNQEKIKSAEETSKSLVESGKNALNALLLEPTTDNVSTLETALKDMSLHLAELNALQQSDTELRKFVSRLSAQCEEIKQVIESLPAIAAQVNLGKTLAIATDLHSVDAAQQAKSLWYEKTSEMLSQLPKPLMQNYQNQMREMDKQWKTAHKSVFAEIKSIQLDVSKQLKDIKRLIDAGRYKVCFGIFKGVQENFEKLPKTSQQKLAADYQFIDQELTKVNEWQREISLPKRHELIEEVKQKIAQNETDIAALSQWIKVTRKRWNELGYIATEEEKTLDEHFNQQLEIAFTPCREHYAALDAAREQNVISRKQLIAQYQELAQSLNTLTLKELEKQYKQLKQDWRNAGEIDNKRYKQLLAELKPVDNQIFAFIQDAHAVNADAKAQLVKEAQTCLTGDDVEAVIEQLKALQQRWKEIGFAGKKQENQLWNEFRAANDQAFAVRDNERKAKREQQDEKLVALQNTFNQITQDVVIDELESLTKASAALISLRDELKQSYLLKSQLADMLNSTLNEYQAKQVALKNSKDKEKMKSLFDALEQGDIPEAWQQKESTDLTRQQITIRIELLNDIASPESDVADRLNEQVVLLQEKVNGAVLDNETLLKQWLSKGAMDGESLKLLARIKQAFI, from the coding sequence ATGATATTTAGTAGTTTATTCACGCCGAAATGGAAAAGTAAAAAAGCATCAGTACGTTTATTAGCAATTAGTCAGCTTGATGCTAATAAAACAAAAGACAACACAATTCTAAACCAGTTAGCGACGAATGATGCTGATGATAAAGTTAAAATCGCTGCTTTAAAACGCATTAATGATATTGCTTTGTGGTGGCAAACGTATAAACAAGAAAACAGCCAATCTGTAGTAAGCGTTGCCGAAAAGGAAATTTTCAGCCAGCTTGCACAACAAAAACCAAACGCAGATGAGCTTGAACTATTGCTAAAGCGTTGTACTAAGTCACAGCAATTAGAAAACTTATTACCATTTGTTAGCGATTTTAATATGCAAGTTTCTTTATTAAAACGCATCGGTAAAAAGCCGTTAATTACTGACTTTTTCGCAAATGCAAATGATTCGCAGCAGCTTGAATTAGTTCCTGTGATGGCGCAATTTCAATTAGATAAAGCAATGGTAAAACATGCTAAACCGGCTCTCGCTGAACAATTAAAACAAGAAGAAGAAAAACGCCAAGAAGAAGCATTGAAACCTATCGAAGTTAGCAAGTCGAGTACCCTAGTACTGGCTAAATTAAATGCATTAAAAGATAAGTTTGATTTCGAAAAATGTAATGCTGAGTACAATCAACTGGTTACACAGTGGGGTGAACTTGAACTTGAGTACTTAGAAGACATAAAAGGTATCGAGGCTAAGTATAACGATATTATTACAAAAGTAGAAAAACACCTTAGTGGGCTAAAAGTTAAATTTGATGAGCAACAAGCTGCAAAATTAAACCAAGAAAAAATTAAATCAGCCGAAGAGACTAGCAAGTCTTTAGTGGAAAGTGGCAAGAACGCACTAAACGCTTTGTTACTTGAGCCAACAACAGACAATGTTTCAACGCTTGAAACAGCACTGAAAGACATGAGTTTACATCTGGCTGAGCTTAATGCGTTACAACAATCAGACACTGAATTGAGAAAGTTCGTATCACGTTTATCTGCTCAATGTGAAGAAATCAAACAGGTGATTGAGTCTTTGCCAGCAATCGCTGCGCAAGTTAACTTAGGTAAAACCTTAGCCATTGCAACAGATTTACACAGTGTTGATGCAGCGCAACAAGCAAAATCACTGTGGTATGAAAAAACGTCAGAAATGTTATCTCAGTTACCTAAACCATTAATGCAAAATTATCAAAATCAAATGCGTGAAATGGATAAGCAATGGAAGACAGCACATAAATCAGTTTTCGCAGAGATAAAGTCGATACAACTTGATGTGAGCAAACAGCTTAAAGACATTAAACGGTTAATTGATGCCGGCCGTTACAAAGTGTGTTTTGGTATCTTCAAAGGTGTGCAAGAAAACTTTGAAAAGTTACCTAAAACATCACAACAAAAACTTGCAGCTGATTATCAATTTATTGATCAAGAACTAACAAAAGTAAACGAGTGGCAGCGTGAAATAAGTTTACCTAAGCGTCACGAGTTAATTGAGGAAGTTAAACAAAAAATAGCGCAAAATGAGACCGATATCGCAGCGCTAAGTCAGTGGATTAAAGTGACACGTAAACGTTGGAATGAACTTGGTTACATTGCAACAGAAGAAGAAAAAACATTAGATGAACACTTTAATCAACAGTTAGAGATTGCGTTTACACCGTGTCGAGAACACTATGCTGCACTCGATGCGGCGCGTGAGCAAAATGTTATTTCTCGCAAGCAACTCATTGCACAATACCAAGAATTAGCACAGAGTTTAAATACGTTAACTCTGAAGGAGTTAGAAAAACAGTATAAACAACTTAAGCAAGATTGGCGCAATGCGGGGGAAATAGATAACAAGCGCTACAAGCAACTACTTGCCGAGTTAAAACCTGTAGACAACCAAATATTTGCCTTTATTCAAGACGCGCATGCAGTTAATGCTGATGCAAAAGCGCAATTGGTTAAAGAGGCACAGACATGCTTAACGGGTGATGATGTTGAAGCGGTTATTGAGCAACTGAAAGCTTTACAGCAACGATGGAAAGAGATTGGCTTTGCAGGTAAAAAGCAAGAAAACCAGCTATGGAACGAGTTTAGAGCTGCAAATGACCAAGCGTTTGCTGTGCGTGATAATGAACGTAAAGCAAAACGTGAACAACAAGATGAAAAACTTGTCGCACTTCAAAATACCTTTAATCAAATTACACAAGATGTAGTTATCGATGAGTTAGAGTCATTAACTAAGGCAAGTGCAGCGCTAATTAGTCTTCGCGATGAACTTAAACAGTCATACTTACTTAAGTCACAACTGGCAGATATGTTAAATTCAACTTTGAATGAGTATCAAGCTAAACAAGTGGCGCTTAAAAACAGTAAAGACAAAGAAAAGATGAAATCACTGTTTGATGCACTTGAACAAGGCGATATTCCAGAAGCATGGCAACAAAAAGAGTCTACCGATTTAACACGTCAGCAAATCACCATTCGCATTGAGTTGCTTAATGACATCGCATCACCAGAATCTGATGTTGCAGATCGTCTTAATGAACAAGTAGTGTTGTTACAGGAAAAAGTAAACGGCGCAGTATTAGACAATGAAACACTATTAAAACAGTGGCTGAGTAAAGGCGCTATGGATGGTGAATCGTTAAAACTGTTAGCAAGAATTAAACAGGCTTTTATATAG
- a CDS encoding YeaC family protein, which produces MNIEHLVNSLTPEVFARLEYGASTGKWPDGTPLTDAQKEQTVQLVMLYQAKVAKSNEQFTIGEDGQMVQKSKAEMKKEFNPQNEIARFAQDDI; this is translated from the coding sequence ATGAATATCGAACATTTAGTTAACTCCCTCACCCCTGAAGTCTTTGCTCGCTTAGAATATGGTGCTTCAACAGGAAAATGGCCTGATGGTACACCCTTAACCGACGCGCAAAAAGAACAAACAGTCCAGCTAGTGATGCTCTACCAAGCAAAAGTGGCAAAAAGCAATGAACAATTTACTATCGGTGAAGATGGTCAAATGGTTCAAAAGTCAAAAGCTGAAATGAAAAAAGAATTTAACCCACAGAACGAGATTGCAAGGTTCGCGCAAGATGATATTTAG
- a CDS encoding alanine/glycine:cation symporter family protein, translated as MEAFGNFLDTLDGMLGSAFWFPYVLLGVGLFFTIYLKFPQVLYFKHAWKIVSGKYDKKEHEGDTTHFQALATALSGTVGTGNIGGVALAISIGGPAALFWMWMTAFFGMTTKFVEVTLSHKYRVKTEDGTMAGGPMYYMDRRLNMKWLAVLFAIATVISSFGTGSLPQINNIAQGMEASFGLEPMLTGGVLAILLALVILGGIKRIAAITSRVVPFMAAVYIIGAFGVIFYNIENIGPAFASVFTNAFTGSAAAGGFIGASFAYAFNRGVNRGLFSNEAGQGSAPIAHASAKADEPVSEGMVSILEPFIDTIIICTLTGLVILSSGAWTEKFDTRFERTSMEFIDGNYHERVEAQRTELYAYLNEQESNIKPFSGKLSVIEGKAVNNNFTVLHNRSVGEEIRFLLDGDHLHTGTVVIENGNVVDKSIVVRGKSLVHSAELTTLAFQRGYFGENGQYIVSIGLLLFAFSTAIAWSYYGDRAMTYLLGSRSVMPYRVFYVAAFFWASFADTTLVWKLAAVAIVVMTLPNLFGIMLLRKEMKQEVDDYWVKLKKDNSQEKE; from the coding sequence GTGGAAGCATTTGGCAATTTTTTAGATACGCTAGATGGTATGTTAGGGAGTGCCTTTTGGTTCCCATACGTACTTCTTGGTGTGGGTCTATTTTTCACCATTTACTTAAAATTTCCACAGGTATTGTACTTTAAACATGCCTGGAAAATTGTAAGTGGTAAATACGATAAAAAAGAACACGAAGGTGATACTACACACTTTCAGGCACTAGCAACGGCACTTTCAGGTACTGTTGGTACAGGTAATATCGGTGGTGTAGCACTAGCTATTTCTATTGGTGGTCCTGCTGCGCTTTTCTGGATGTGGATGACCGCATTTTTTGGTATGACTACCAAGTTTGTTGAGGTAACGCTTTCTCACAAATACCGTGTTAAAACTGAAGACGGCACCATGGCCGGTGGTCCAATGTATTACATGGACCGTCGTTTAAATATGAAATGGCTTGCTGTACTGTTTGCAATCGCAACAGTAATTAGCTCGTTTGGTACAGGCTCTTTACCTCAAATTAATAATATTGCGCAAGGTATGGAAGCAAGCTTCGGCCTTGAACCTATGTTAACAGGTGGTGTACTGGCTATTTTACTGGCACTTGTAATCTTAGGTGGTATCAAGCGAATCGCAGCGATTACATCACGAGTTGTACCATTTATGGCGGCGGTTTATATCATCGGTGCATTTGGTGTAATTTTCTATAACATTGAAAATATCGGTCCTGCATTTGCCTCTGTATTTACCAATGCGTTTACGGGCTCAGCAGCGGCAGGTGGCTTTATTGGTGCCTCATTTGCTTATGCGTTTAACCGTGGTGTAAACCGTGGTCTGTTTTCAAACGAAGCGGGTCAAGGTTCTGCACCAATTGCACACGCATCAGCTAAAGCAGATGAGCCAGTTTCTGAAGGTATGGTATCTATTCTTGAACCGTTTATTGACACAATTATTATTTGTACGTTAACAGGTTTAGTAATTTTATCGTCAGGTGCATGGACTGAAAAGTTCGATACACGCTTTGAACGTACCAGTATGGAGTTCATTGATGGCAACTATCACGAGCGCGTTGAAGCGCAGCGTACAGAATTATACGCTTATTTAAATGAGCAAGAATCCAACATCAAACCGTTTAGCGGTAAACTGAGCGTGATTGAAGGTAAAGCTGTTAATAACAACTTTACTGTACTTCATAACCGTTCTGTTGGTGAAGAAATTCGTTTCTTACTGGATGGTGATCACCTGCATACAGGTACTGTTGTTATTGAAAATGGTAATGTTGTTGATAAAAGTATTGTGGTACGTGGTAAATCACTGGTGCATTCAGCAGAATTGACAACGCTTGCTTTCCAACGTGGTTATTTTGGTGAAAATGGGCAATACATAGTATCAATTGGTTTGTTATTATTTGCCTTCTCAACTGCCATTGCCTGGTCTTACTATGGTGACCGAGCAATGACTTACCTCTTGGGTTCTCGCTCAGTAATGCCATACCGTGTATTTTATGTTGCTGCTTTTTTCTGGGCATCATTCGCAGATACTACGTTAGTGTGGAAGTTAGCTGCTGTTGCAATTGTTGTAATGACTCTGCCAAACTTATTTGGCATCATGTTGCTTCGCAAAGAAATGAAGCAAGAAGTTGATGATTATTGGGTGAAGTTAAAAAAAGACAACAGCCAAGAAAAAGAGTAA